The proteins below are encoded in one region of Bacillus vallismortis:
- a CDS encoding PBSX family phage terminase large subunit → MIVKEINPHFEDYVFNWEQTYQFLVGGYGSSKSYHTALKIVLKLLKEKRTALVIREVFDTHRDSTYSLFQEVVEELGLTKAVAPLSSPLQLRFQNGSRIMFKGMDNPAKLKSVHNISLIWIEECSEVKYEGFKELIGRLRHPELKLHMICTTNPVGTSNWTYRHFFRDERNKRFVLDDSELYEKRTIVKGDTYYHHSTANDNLFLPKSYVKQLDGLKAYDPDLYRIARKGRFGVNGIRVLPQFEVLPHDQVKERIEAIGQPIFRTGMDFGFEESYNAVIRLAVDPEKKHLYIYWEYYRNKMTDDRTAEELREFIDTQELIKADAAEPKSIQYFRQQGFRMVGARKFPGSRLQYTKKVKRFKKIFCSDRCENVIYELKTLTYAKDKNGALIEDEFTIDPHTLSAIWYALDDYEVADMKETGHKRIRPNRERRRS, encoded by the coding sequence ATTGTAAAAGAAATCAACCCTCATTTCGAAGATTACGTGTTCAATTGGGAGCAGACGTACCAGTTTCTCGTCGGCGGCTACGGCTCATCCAAAAGCTATCATACCGCATTGAAAATCGTATTAAAGCTGCTGAAGGAAAAACGGACGGCTCTTGTCATCCGTGAAGTGTTCGATACCCATCGGGATTCAACCTACTCCTTGTTTCAAGAGGTGGTCGAAGAGCTCGGCCTCACAAAGGCTGTGGCACCTCTTTCTTCCCCGCTGCAGCTTCGTTTTCAAAACGGCAGCCGGATCATGTTCAAAGGAATGGACAATCCGGCGAAATTAAAATCAGTTCATAACATTTCTTTAATATGGATTGAAGAATGCTCAGAGGTGAAGTACGAAGGCTTTAAGGAATTAATCGGTCGTCTGCGCCACCCTGAGCTGAAGCTACACATGATCTGCACCACCAATCCCGTCGGCACCTCCAATTGGACGTACCGGCATTTTTTTCGGGATGAGCGCAATAAACGGTTTGTGCTGGATGACAGCGAGCTTTACGAAAAGCGGACGATTGTGAAGGGAGATACGTATTATCATCATTCCACGGCAAACGACAATCTCTTTCTTCCGAAAAGCTATGTGAAACAGCTTGACGGACTCAAGGCGTATGATCCTGACTTATACCGGATTGCCCGTAAAGGACGATTCGGCGTCAATGGGATCAGGGTGCTGCCGCAGTTCGAGGTGCTTCCGCATGATCAAGTAAAAGAACGCATCGAAGCCATCGGCCAGCCGATTTTTCGGACAGGCATGGATTTTGGGTTTGAGGAATCCTACAATGCCGTCATCCGGCTCGCTGTCGATCCTGAGAAAAAACACCTCTACATTTATTGGGAGTATTATCGAAACAAAATGACAGATGACAGGACGGCTGAGGAGCTGCGTGAGTTTATTGATACGCAGGAATTGATTAAAGCCGACGCTGCTGAACCGAAAAGCATCCAATATTTCCGTCAGCAGGGCTTTCGAATGGTCGGAGCCAGAAAGTTTCCCGGCTCAAGGCTTCAATACACAAAAAAAGTGAAACGATTCAAAAAGATCTTCTGTTCGGACCGCTGTGAAAATGTGATCTATGAGCTCAAGACGCTGACGTATGCCAAAGACAAAAACGGCGCGCTGATAGAGGATGAATTCACGATTGACCCGCATACGCTGTCTGCCATTTGGTATGCGCTTGATGACTATGAGGTGGCTGATATGAAAGAGACAGGACACAAACGGATCCGGCCGAACCGTGAAAGGAGGAGGTCATAA